GTTGACTCGTGCAGAAAGACAGATGATAAGCAAAAGTCCGAGTACGACCATAGCTACGTAAATCTGATGTTTTGGTTTCGCGCAAAATGGGGGAAAGAAGACCGCCTTCTTGGCCTTGAGATGGTCAAGAATATAGGTGAGACCTTTTCTTTCAGAGAGTGCACGCTCTCTATATAGGGATATAAATAGGGTGTAAATTATCATCttattggttttaaataatttgtttatttttaagtcagGTCATTTTTGTTTGACCCGATTTTAGCAGAGATGCAGTGCACAACaagtttttccaaaatttcaatgcgcaaaaatgcaccactgatttttgagcaaaaaacaaaaaacgaaaatttacccccattttccaaatttctccTAAAAGGCAACATATTCTGAGCCAAACaagtcagaaaaaattaaaaattcttaacaaaaacagttttgtaaaaatgatGAGCGGCCAAACCTTTTGCCTCTCTCCTGACTACAGTCATGCCCAGTTGCTTTTCAGTCGTGGCTTTTAATTTCGTGCCCTTCTTTCTCTCCTTTAACAAAATCGGTCGGCCCACCTTGGGCCGTCTCCGAGCCAGAATGCCCATCTTGGGCACTCGGATTTAATCTAGAACTAGTTTACTCATAGACGCCGCGTGCAGTAGGCCCCAGTGCCACAtttgattctttttaaataattattttgaaaatttcaacattgaaacgcttgttaaatattatattgagattcatatattataataatatttattatttataataaatattgtttattaatacatatcgatatttatataatatttattggtcATTTAAAGGGCAAATATGAGATTCAGTACAGTCCGATTTGTCCCATTCTAAATCTAGGAGTTGAGGCAAATAATGTTTTCGAGTGAGCGAGacttattgtttttaattttataaaactgtATCTGGCACTGTAACTTGCAAAAAAAGATCGAAGATCTGAGcagcattttctttttattgtattgtaaatttttctaatctaTAATATAGTTTACTAATCGCTTcaagatatttgaaaaaaaaaatattttgcacttcTGAGAAAGTTCATGCATGCGGCAATCTCCGCGATAGCTTGCGAGAGATCATTTTTGAAGTGAAAATAGTCGACTCAGATGGAATGTGTAGTGCTTCAAAAACCGGTCAGCGTTGCGTCAGCAACACAGCTGCTCGGCTCACTTAATATACGACGAAGTATATCCCCGTTTGTTTTGCTCATTAAGTTATCAGTCGGCGCAAGTCCATCGAGTGAGACGCACATCGGATAGAGCTCCCGCGACATCACTCCGGGAGGCTGTGCTACGTTTCAActctccaaaaatatttaatcaggTCAGACTGTTAACCTTCCTGAATAACAcaaatctttgaaaatcggATATTTGTGAGGAAGAGAACAAGTTTCTGTTTTCTAGTCAAGGCCGAAtagctatttttcttttcctggtGCTGCGATGGGAGAAGTAAAATGCCGCTGTTCGCTCTTCTCCTGATTTGGAGATGCGGAAGAATGTTGTTCCTGTTCTTTTATtgcttattttataaatacattaatttaattcatttcataattttactcTGCTTCAGTGATTTAAGCTTGAAGGGATTAAATAACACATTCTCACGACTTTCATGACATCACGAATTACTCAACACGTGTACTAAGCACTCACTCAccatctttttattttgacatcgAAAACATTGGCATTGACTCTCTCGCTTTATCTCTTCAACAAACTCTCTTTTTCAATCATCTGTCTGCTTCCTGGTTAGGAGGAATCGGATGTATTCCGCCCACTGACctctaaattcaatttaattttaattttagcgaCTTCGTCTGGCGAGCGGCAATCGGCCTTGGCATGAGTTCAACGCAGATTTTAGTGCAGGAGCCTTTGCTCGTGCGCCTCTCGCCTGTCTCCAGTTACACTACATTTACTATTTACGTCAAGGTGAGACGATTGAATTTCCTGTCAGTAGCGAATTACTATCGTGACTATTGTTTCAAATATGTACGTGGAAAGAGCGCTAAAGAGATCTGAGACTGATGCAGTCTTTCAAAAGTTATAAGCTCAacagtaaatttgaaaaattctttttaccTTACTCGAAAAAAGTTCAACCAAATTAAAGGtttaaagaagaaataatcattacaaaattgaaaagcaataaatataatttcatttgtgtgcttcttgttttgttatttcatgGAGTTgtcaaaaccaaatttatatGGATAAAATCACGCTTTCTTTAATTCTTATAACTTTTAAGTCTTAAAATGCCTTTTTTGAATTCGAAAGAGTTTTTAACGGAAAACATTATCTTAAcaataattccaatttatttaaataatgaacagGAGAAGAtttatctttattaaaaagtattaCATTTTGTCAAACTATTAATCTTAAATACCTCTAACTGAATTCACCATCACGCTTGGAAATAATTTCCCACTTCAGATTCagcttgcatttttttacttggcTTTAACTTTTATATAGGCTTTTTCCTTTCTGTGCAGTTTCATATCCTTGTTAGATTATCTTACACAGATACATCGTCAGCATTATGGAAGCTTGTGCATGAAACCCCTAAATactgttttttctttgtgcCTTGGCTTACCGCATACTTTACGTAATAACTTGTCATTGGAAAACATCTCagcgaaattaatatttccttcattgtttaaagaaattttataaaataattgtgatgAAATGCATTGATCCTCTCTAGCTATATTTATCACCATTGAATATCATTAACagacattttttgttcaaaagggagtgaaaattgtttctcgacttgtttataaattgattttcaatagtataaatatttaattaaagagctCAGCGTTAAACTTTAATGTGATAGATTTGTTGTTtctgtttattaatttgctgCAATATCTCAGTCTTGTGTATAATTATAGAATTATCAAGTGTGgtataaacataaaaataaaacaaaatctgtATACGATTTAATTGGTGATATTTTATCTTACATTTCGATGTGTAACGCGCGAGGGCCTCAATGAATACACTTTTTAGAGTACATATATGATtattaaacataattaatccagtaataaaaattaaataaggttttttccttctttcttgGCTTACTGCATACTTCACGTAATAACTTGCCGTCAGACATAaccaatacaaaaaaaaaacacttacaaaatctgattaaaaatatttttccagacaAACCACCCAGCTTTCAGTGTTCCCAAGTCCTCCTGTCGCCGCAAGTATTCCGAGTTCCAATGGCTCCGCCAAATTCTTATTCGCCATCATCCATACAGGTTATACATCTAACTTTATATTGGGctcgcaaattaaatataattcacaGGAATCCACCTCAGCTTCCACCTAGTGTTTTCTTCCTGAATTCCAAAGACGAAAAGTTTTTAGAGGAAAGGCGGCATGGCTTGCAAGTATTTCTCAGAGAGTGAgtgtttcttaaatttttttttaaaagttattcgtttaaaaagaaattagcTTCTATTAAaagacacaatttaaaataatttcagattAATAGGCGTGCCATGCTATTTAGGGGAAAAAGCAGTGCACATGTTTTTGCAAACAGAGTTGAGCACCGACTGCATTGAAGAAAACATTAAAGGAATTAGGGACGATTCTGTGATCAAAAATGccaagtaaaaaatgaatttaaaattccgcTTCTgaccaaaattgattaaaatttgcatccaGGTATTGGCCACGGATTTCTGAAAGCACTGATGTGAGTTTAGCGATGGAGCCAACGCAACCGCGGTCTATTCAGAGGCATTCAAGTCCAAGGAAAGCGATATCAAGTTCGACTGGCGACTCGTTACCTAGATCTCCTGCGGCCATGTGGTCCTCGCCCCATTCCTATGGTTCCGCCTACATTTGCTaaaacaagaatttattttatttttaattttgttttgtgaaaCTTAAGCTGTGAACACTTGCGTGAAACACTGTAATAAACTGAAGGAATTGCTCACGTTACCTATAAATGTTTATGATGCTGcgcattttgtgttttaaaataaatcaaaaaataattatattattatattatggtATATAAAACAAATACTTTCATTTACATTAAGCTATGAGTTCGAGGGATTATTTACACGCCAAATGAAAAGAtacaatgaaaatattcttgCTCATCTTTCCTCAATTTCCTTCTCAGTAATTTCTTGCTGTCCATTTCCCCCATTTCCAAAGATGCGGTTGGCCATATGTTCagtttttcgttttaaaacacataatatttaactcaaaattttgctaatcATTCCTAAAAAAAAGAATACGGGGTATtactaaaattcttggaattaatACCTATGAATGGCGTAGCGCTAGAAACTAATGTAAACCAAAGGCATGCCTCACTCCCGCTGATTTTTGCGCAGCCAGTAAGAGGtaccaacaaaaataaattatataatataaaaattatgtctgAGCCTCAACGACAAATATGATTCAAccatttcattgaaaaaattttttatcaatttaaattaaatttaccagtAATTTACTTTGAACTTCAGGAACTTCCTATTGAAATGGATAAACCATTTCATTTATGGTGGCAGCGCTGGAAAAATTGACCTCCAAccgttgttaatttttgtttgtaaacagAGTTTGGATCGAGCCCGATCGATCCGTGGTGCCGTCATGTGTACATCCACTAGTTAATTTCGCACTTTTTTTAAACCCGTTTTATCAGTACATTATAATCAGTATTCATGTTAGAATTATCAATAATGGAGGAAGAAGAAGATGTAGTTTTCAAGGTTTTTTCATTCTCTTACTGTATGGTATGTTTATGTatgtctaaaaaaattgtctaataATAGGGTGGTGCGTTGCACGAGCATCTGATCAACTCAGGGTTCTCGGATTTTGAGGTTTATGACAAGAACTGGAGCTTAGATTCGACTGAAGAGCACTTACAAAAGGTTCTAATCTCAAATTCCggagaacattttttaatgtttgcatTAATGGCGcttattctatttttcttaattttaggCTAAACTTTtcggaaattttttcaatttcttacCTGATTTTAAGTGGAGTTTGCAGAAATATTTACCAGCTTTTTATAAGGTAATGCCGTGTATAAATAATTACTAAATCAATCAAGTTTtaatactaatttaaatttttaggacaGCCGGTGCtatgacaaatttttgaactCTCTTCTTGATTCGACTATCATTCGCCCAGAAGCAGAATATTGGCTTCAAAACGTCCGACGGTCATTTAAGACTCAAAACATTAGCTGCTTGCAgtaagaaaattcaaaataaaaaaataatagcatcTCAATCTGATTATTGAGTATGTATCTTACATTTTTATGCTTGGATTGTTCAATTCTAGGCCTGAAGACAGCTATGCTATGTGGCAGTCCCCATTCACCTGGCTTGTGGAAAAGCCCCTCTTGGTGTTTTTCCTGTGCCAGGGCGGTGTGTTGGCCTATGACAGAATTTCAAGTCAGCACAGGTTGCTGAGCTTGAAACATCTCTTGGCTGGCCTTGAGTCTTTCAACCGCAAACTTGGAATGGCCATGCACCTCAGTCAACAGAATGAAATGTCTCAACGCTTCCTTTCgttagtttttttctatttaaataatttacaattttaagtaTTGTCGTCCCCAGGAATACTTTCAACAACCTGGTGGATACATTTGTCCTGAAAAACTCGCCAAACGTGCTTTTCAAGCTGGTCGACCTTCTGCAGAGATTTTCAACCAGTCTGAATTGTTGCATGGAGAGAATGCACCATGTCAGCCCCCTGCCTGCTGAGTTTGACTGCAGACACGCCTTGGCTGCCCTCGGCACCCCTGCGTGCTTTTCCAAAAGAGCTGATGTTGCCCTAAGAGATCTCAAGGTAGGGAATTATCTTTaaagtgtttcaaaataattaccaaggaataaaattgaatggttttttatgtattggacaggaaaaattcaataaagatggaattatatattttccaagAAGATTGCACGGccagtaaattaaatttaaattggccaACATTGCAATAGAAACCAGTTctgaatcaattttgtttccagCCTGTCTTATTTacaaggattttatttttaaattatatttcattatcATGGTCgtacaattttggaaaatgtctCATTCCGTCCTGAGATTTATCTATTTTCCCTACtccatatttaaaaactggTTTTCGGCCTATGcttatattccaaaaatttcctttgcgGGTaacattggaatttaaacattaattcatcattatttattaatgttgTGTGTTTACATCTCaaatttcttgtttaaaaatctggataattttaacgaattttaGTTTAGATCCTGTCACGtggtgtaatttaaatttgtcatgaTTAACAGTGACCAATTTATTCTCAGCCAGATTggcactaaaatttttaaaatttatgatatttttaaattcaaatcacaAACTAACGATTTTAGGTTGATTTTAATCTGGAATAAGTACTGAATTAATcccaaaacattatttattgtttaaaatcgaGAAGTCAAAATGTCTCACTTTCATTTCAGGATGTGCAGCTGTTCTATAAAGAAGTGCTGACCATCTTCACTCACCAGCTGGCAATGAACTTCATTGCCCACGGCCAGCATGGTGGCTGCAAAGACATTTTCCCTGCTCTTCAAGACTTGAGTTCAGCCCTATCGAACGCCAACCTGGAGCTCAAGCAGATCATCGACCTCATCAGGGGCGTCAACCTTCTGAAAGCGCCTCCTAAAGTGGCGCAAGTGAACGGCGCAAAGAGGAAGAACTACTTCACTGATCCAGTTGTTCCTGCAATCGAGAGTTCCGGGATGCACCTGAAGAATGCCCTTTCCTTTGTTCTCAACTCTAGCAACCTGAGCGACTCAGGGTTTGGACACGCGCTGCAAACCCTTCAGGTTGGTTTAAATGACACATGGTTTGATTTGAGTTGTGaagtcatttttcattaaattttgacgaGATTTTACTTACTTAAAAAGACAAATCAATCgttagttcattttttaatttccggaATATTCTCTAGATTTTACTTTTGCCAGGATATTGGCAAATAGCTTTTGGCGATACCATTCTCGAGTACGGCTACACAGGCTTTGAGAGACTTGGGGATCTGCACAGCAGCGATAGATGTAGTTGCAATGTACACTTCATACAGGAAATTAGCTGCCTCTGCTGCTTTTGTCAAATCAGGAGCGAGAATTAGTGTAGGGAATTGCGCCAGCAGTTCTTGAGCTCCTCAATGAAGATGGGATTGGTCGTTGGCACAGTTTTTCAAGCTGTTCAGAAATTCGCATTTTCTCAACCCTTGCGGTGAAAGTTTTGGGTTTGAGAGTATGCAGCATTACGCTTTTCAATGACATACATGgggtttttcttaaattttctagaattcCCATTACTGTATGTGGTTCAGGAATGGCTCCATAAATTCAATGGTTTCTTGTCAGAAGtggttcaaattaatttccagtaTTCTCTCTGATTTCCAGGCGAGCCGAATGGAGCTGGCTGCTGCAGACTCGTTCCTGCACAAAGCGGAAATCCTGATCAACCGCCTGAGCAAAAGCAAAGCGCTCCCTGAGGAGAACCAGGAGACACCCTCGAGTTCAGAGCACCCACCCATCTCGCTTGACCTGTCTTCCACTCTATCTGAGGTGGGCGACCCCTTCCTGGAGGAGGTCTATCAGGGCACCAGCATGTCTGGCAACTCGCTTGAGTGGGATGACGGCGAAGAGACAGCTGACGTCTCACGGGACAGCGCTAACAACACCTACTACAAGCACCTGATGAATGAGCTGCAGTGCGTTCTGGTCAGCAAGGGCCGCAGTAGAATTAAGGTATGTAATGGAGCTGcgagacaaatttaattcataagaTCAAGaacaagtaattaaaaaaatatgattttgaaaatatgatcAAAATGGGAATTTATTCGGTTTgcgatttaaataataatttatgcttTTAGTTTCAATCAAACATCTTTGTTCTTTATGAAAtcataattatgtaaatttgattttttttgtaaaatctgACTAAAAGACTCCTAGAtctaattacaaatatttcaaacctgttttacaaaatggagtattattatttttaaattaaaatctgatttaagGAGCAACAAATTGATAGCTAATAACTTAATAATTTGGTCCCAGGGGGAATCAGCTGACACCTCGTTAGTGACGCCAGTCAACTCTTTTGAAGGATCTGCTGTTGCAATGGCCACAAGCACGCCGTTTGTGCCTGCTAGAATGAAGGTTGAAGCCAACACGACCATCGATTTGGACTCGTCGATCACTTTGTCTGACTCTAACAAGACCATAGAACTTGTATCGACCGACTCTTCAGCAGCAGAAAGCGTGCGGCCGACCCCAAAGCCCAGGAGGAGCAAGTACGCCGCTGAGAGGATGGAGCAGATGACCTACGTGAGTCCGGCTACCATGGGCTTGGGGGGTGACAGTCCCAAGAGTTTGGCCAATATGATTGCCCAAAGGGCGCAGCAAATGACCAGAGTTGAGGAGACATTTGAAGATGAGACTGTTTTCGAGGACGCGCAGGACAAAACCATCCAACTGGAGTGACCTCTGCACTTCCTACTCTCATAGAATGTgcctttttgtaataaaaaatgcaagcaTTGTTGTCTCAGAGTGAGATGTATTTGAATAAAGTGTAGCAAAGCTTGGagcttttattaaataaattgtcactttttaatttaaattaaaaaaataccttgaaTATGAATGATATTAgcatatataaattataagaaTTCAATCAAGTACCTCAGATTCTTACCAAATGAAATTAGTACACCGAAGGtactttttggaattttcagcgAAGTGAGTTGTAGATGAGAGTCATCACTAAACATGCCATTATTGCACCACCTTAAATTTGAAGCAGAACAATTTAGAGGACACAAGAAGTCTTGAGAGTAAGGGCAGAGTTTCAAgtgtttgaaatataaaatgaagtTGGTAAAAAAGACCAGAGTTGCTACGTTCatattaaagagaaaaaattctccATTTCCCCATGAAGCTGCCAAATAAGTGTAGATAATCATCTAAATggctctaaataaatttaaatccaattgGCTATCTACTCCAGATTCATAATATTAATTGCTGATTTGAAAATACAAGATCATAGGAATAAACAAAACTCATCAAGCAGAGGTTCTCTGTGGCTGAAAAGCTGACAAAATAAACCACTTGACACGATGGTATGTGTAGGCTTATAAGAAAAAACTTTCTACTCAGTGATattcttcttatttttctgtatCAAATTAGCTTCAAATGAATGTAACTTTACTGTCTCTTttctaagaaaaatattattttattatcccTCTACAAAACCAATCcaccaaataatatattattgagTTAGGGAACTCTATTTGGCTGCAAgctaattcatttcaattatcTTCATTTTTATGAACTTATAGTATCTATTGGTTTTTCTATCATTTAATGTGCTATCCACTCGTGTTACAgcggggagagagagagagagagagagagagagagagagagagagagagagagagagagagagagagagagagagagagagagagagagagagagagagagagagagagagagagagagagagagagagagagagagagagagagagagagagagagagagagagagagagagagagagagagagagagagagagagtgggTGATGTACGCACGCATTTTTCCCAACTAGTATTTCTTGCGGGATATTTGTTAAACAGTGGGTTCGGTTGGGTGAAtcctaataaaatttgtacaaaaatttcatccaaTCCGTTGCCTTGCATTGTGAATGAAGCGCATGCTTTGCGAACACTTTTGCAATAATAGAGAGAATCCGAGCGATGTTTGAGGATcgagtgcgggctgatttgcCCCTACATTTGATGCGCTGGCTTGCAGCTTTCCATCAtacgtgaaataattttataggatAAATGGCTagcttttcaataaaagcCCCCCGAATTATCACGAGCTGGTTCTTTTCTGGACTATGCTTCCTCCAATAAGGCCTGTGAGCCCATGTTATATCCATTATTGGGACGCGAGTTTTTCGCGAGTTGCTCGCTATATCAGGAGGTAGCCCATCTCGGAACACAGGAACCGGCTATCacatactaaaaaaatttctttaggTGGGGAAACAGAAACATCCAAATTAGTTGCTAAGTTTTTAGCGTCAATTCAGCTagcgaaagaaaaaatataaaattaaagatttttcctttcgttcttttttggttgttgaaaCCAGAAGATGCTGCTGGTTAGAGAAAAAATGCGAGTATGCTGAGCTACCGGCGCTTTTTCAGTTAATTGTGGCCCCCGTGCCATTTGGCTCGCGAAAAAACTCGTCGGCTGCTCTCTCCGACACACTCGATGCAAAATTCATGGTGGCACGCACGGGGCACGCAGCAAGAGAGAAGACTACTGAATACGCAAAAGCAAggcgaggcggcggcggctcacTTTGCTCGGTGCGCGCGCGGACAAAGGGCACAGAGCACACACGCAGCTCACCATTTGGCCGTGGTGcggatgctgctgctggagaggACAAATAATGGAAAACCAACTGGCAATAAACAAACAGAGCAGCTCGTcagcaggcgggcgggcgggcgagcgagcaaaGGACGcgtgaataaataatgagaCGCCGGCCGGGCACAAAGGACACAGTTATAGGAGCAGCCAACCCCTGAAAGGTGCTCTAGCAGCGCGCGCGCATTATCcgcccgtgtgtgtgtgctcagCGCTGCGGTTCTCTCGTGCTCGTCTTTTCTAGCTGGCGGAAAGCACCGCCCTCGTCCGCCAACCCTTGcgaaacacacatacacatgcACGAGACGCAAGAGCACAGCGCCGcgattttccttctttttctgCCGTGCCGAGCGCTAACGCCCGTATTGATTCTCGCGCCTCTTCACCGTCACCCACGCACCGACCGGACGCTCTGCTTCCGCGAAACGTTTTATTCTGAATTTGGGGAAATGGCAATGAAGTTAAAAAGAGTTCATGCAgctgaaactgattttttccaggaccaaataaaaaaagtacaaaatttgGACGAAATCGCTTGTTTGTTAAACATTAACAGCGAAACCAACTTGTTATTATTAAAGCgatgatattttttgctggtATTTATCAATGAACACAGAAATTACACGATCAATTGAATTACGTTgatcttcaaatttaaaataataaatattctgtgCAGTCACAAACcaagaaaatagaaaagagGATCCgtgaaaagaaattataaaaaatattatattatgattttaagGAAGGcattcaaaagttaaaatgatCTTGACGTTACAGcacttttaaattcattccatAAATGCTGCTTGAAGAGAGCGGAAACTTGCACCTGCTGTGCATTTGTAAAATCTTTTAGCGCCGCTGGAAATTCGTTTTTTAAAGGAAACGTATAGTTCAATggaatccaaatttttaaaaattaattaagtgtaGGTAAGTTTTGACATTCAATAAGCAAATCATTATATAATTGTCCCTATATGTGTTGTAGGGTCAACCAGATTGCTTCATACACActtatgtttcatatttttttcgtagAGCATGATGTATATTATTaaagtgtttattttaatatcggACTACTTCAAACgccaaaattttctgaaaatttatctcaatttttaCTATACAAGTCTTTTTCCATTGGGCAGCATTGGGGTTTCTTTAGTCAATCAATTACttactaattttttctaaaagtaTAAAAAGTTGTTATTTCTGGATTTCTCTGAGCTGGATGTAAATGTTATCTTTCGCAGCCAGAACAAATTGCTTTGGATCTATCACGGGTGGATAGACACTTTTGGGCGACTCCAGAACTTCGAAGTGACGCAGAATTGCAAATAATCCAAGTTTGGATTGCAATTTGGCAAATCGCATTCCTGCGTAATTCAAaagggttaaaatatttcacgaaAATCGAAGTGAAACGCACCTATGCACTGACGGGGTCCGTCGCCAAAAGCCAGAAACatgcttttgttatttttgtccACGCAATCGTCGCCAAAAGCCAGAAACatgcttttgttatttttgtccACGCAATCGTCGTTGAATCGGTCAGGGTTAAACTTTTGGGGGTCCTCGAAGTGCTCAGGATCGTTCTGTATTGCGCGGTTTGGGATCACCAGAAGTGTGCCTTTCTCCAAAAAAACTTTCGTTCGGGGAATATTGTAGTTTTTCGTGCAGACTCGTGTTAAATTTGCAAACGGGGGATACATTCGAAGAGCCTCTGAAACAGACTTGTAGGAACCTATAATTCGTGCTTGGATTGTTGGTACCTTGCAATATATTATCAAGGTAGGTCATCTCTTGTATTGCTTGGTAAGTTAATTCGCCGCCGTGGCGTTTTAAAACTTCTTCAATATTATCTCGAGCCTTCTGTTGCACTTCTGGATTGCGTGCAATTTCCATCATTGCGAAACTCAAGGACGTGGCAGACGTCTCAAAACCTCCGACGAAAAACACAACCGCCTGTGCCACAATGTCGTCGTCCGTaaactctttgttttaatggtatattaagaaaatgtgaaagatgcgctaattaaatattacggACGGTAGACGCAGATCCGTTCATTTCCTGTGATTCACCGTCAATTGAGCTc
The nucleotide sequence above comes from Cloeon dipterum chromosome X, ieCloDipt1.1, whole genome shotgun sequence. Encoded proteins:
- the LOC135945780 gene encoding sorting nexin-11-like, translating into MSSTQILVQEPLLVRLSPVSSYTTFTIYVKTNHPAFSVPKSSCRRKYSEFQWLRQILIRHHPYRNPPQLPPSVFFLNSKDEKFLEERRHGLQVFLRELIGVPCYLGEKAVHMFLQTELSTDCIEENIKGIRDDSVIKNAKYWPRISESTDVSLAMEPTQPRSIQRHSSPRKAISSSTGDSLPRSPAAMWSSPHSYGSAYIC
- the LOC135945777 gene encoding uncharacterized protein LOC135945777, with amino-acid sequence MLELSIMEEEEDVVFKGGALHEHLINSGFSDFEVYDKNWSLDSTEEHLQKAKLFGNFFNFLPDFKWSLQKYLPAFYKDSRCYDKFLNSLLDSTIIRPEAEYWLQNVRRSFKTQNISCLQPEDSYAMWQSPFTWLVEKPLLVFFLCQGGVLAYDRISSQHRLLSLKHLLAGLESFNRKLGMAMHLSQQNEMSQRFLSNTFNNLVDTFVLKNSPNVLFKLVDLLQRFSTSLNCCMERMHHVSPLPAEFDCRHALAALGTPACFSKRADVALRDLKDVQLFYKEVLTIFTHQLAMNFIAHGQHGGCKDIFPALQDLSSALSNANLELKQIIDLIRGVNLLKAPPKVAQVNGAKRKNYFTDPVVPAIESSGMHLKNALSFVLNSSNLSDSGFGHALQTLQASRMELAAADSFLHKAEILINRLSKSKALPEENQETPSSSEHPPISLDLSSTLSEVGDPFLEEVYQGTSMSGNSLEWDDGEETADVSRDSANNTYYKHLMNELQCVLVSKGRSRIKGESADTSLVTPVNSFEGSAVAMATSTPFVPARMKVEANTTIDLDSSITLSDSNKTIELVSTDSSAAESVRPTPKPRRSKYAAERMEQMTYVSPATMGLGGDSPKSLANMIAQRAQQMTRVEETFEDETVFEDAQDKTIQLE